A section of the Echeneis naucrates chromosome 12, fEcheNa1.1, whole genome shotgun sequence genome encodes:
- the st8sia5 gene encoding alpha-2,8-sialyltransferase 8E isoform X4, translated as MLRRRMGYSDPSSGKDILGNRSLCFIFICAFGLVTLLQQILYGKNYIKRVKTSDLFERWRNLQVCKWEQNKEETSNFKMSLSRCCNAPSFLFTTKRNTPAGSKLRYEVDTSGILPITTEVFKMLPDDMPYSKSQYKKCAVIGNGGIIKNSKCGKEIDSADFVFRCNIPPINEKYSADVGTKTDLVTINPSIITERFQKLEKWRRPFYEVLQNYENSSVVLPAFYNVRNTDVSFRVKYMLDDFDSQRGVFFFHPQYLLNVQRFWAVQGVRAKRLSSGLMLVTAALEMCEEVHLYGFWAFPMNPSGIFITHHYYDNVKPRPGFHAMPHEIFNFIHMHTRGIINVHTGQCT; from the exons ATGCTGCGCCGAAGAATGGGATACTCCGACCCGTCGTCGGGTAAAGACATACTGGGCAATAGATCCCTttgtttcatattcatttgcGCATTTGGACTTGTCACACTATTGCAGCAGATTCTCTATGGGAAGAACTACATCAAGAG GGTGAAAACCTCAGACCTGTTTGAGAGATGGCGAAACCTGCAAGTGTGTAAGTGGGAGCAGAACAAAGAGGAGACCAGCAACTTTAA GATGTCGCTATCTCGCTGCTGTAATGCTCCTTCCTTTTTGTTCACCACCAAGAGGAACACTCCTGCAGGAAGCAAACTGAGGTACGAGGTGGACACGAGTGGCATCCTTCCCATCACCACTGAGGTCTTCAAGATGCTCCCAGAT GATATGCCGTATTCAAAATCACAGTACAAGAAATGTGCTGTTATTGGAAATGGCGGCATcatcaaaaacagcaaatgtggAAAGGAAATTGACTcagcagactttgtgtttag gTGCAACATACCGCCCATTAATGAAAAGTACTCAGCTGATGTTGGAACTAAAACAGACCTGGTGACAATAAATCCAAGCATTATTACTGAGAG ATTTCAGAAGCTGGAAAAATGGCGGCGGCCATTTTACGAAGTCCTCCAGAATTACGAGAACTCCTCAGTGGTGCTTCCAGCTTTCTACAATGTCCGCAACACCGACGTATCCTTCAGAGTCAAGTACATGCTGGATGACTTCGACTCCCAGAGGGGGGTGTTCTTCTTCCACCCGCAGTATCTGCTCAATGTTCAGCGTTTCTGGGCGGTGCAGGGTGTACGGGCCAAACGGCTCAGCAGCGGCCTGATGCTCGTGACAGCTGCCTTAGAGATGTGCGAGGAGGTCCACCTCTACGGTTTCTGGGCGTTCCCCATGAACCCGTCTGGCATCTTCATCACTCACCATTACTATGACAACGTCAAGCCACGGCCGGGCTTCCACGCCATGCCCCACGAAATCTTCAActtcattcacatgcacactCGTGGGATCATCAACGTACACACAGGGCAGTGCACGTGA
- the st8sia5 gene encoding alpha-2,8-sialyltransferase 8E isoform X3, with the protein MLRRRMGYSDPSSGKDILGNRSLCFIFICAFGLVTLLQQILYGKNYIKRYLDNYDGSFDYNSTACRELRQEIIDVKVLTMVKTSDLFERWRNLQVCKWEQNKEETSNFKMSLSRCCNAPSFLFTTKRNTPAGSKLRYEVDTSGILPITTEVFKMLPDDMPYSKSQYKKCAVIGNGGIIKNSKCGKEIDSADFVFRCNIPPINEKYSADVGTKTDLVTINPSIITERFQKLEKWRRPFYEVLQNYENSSVVLPAFYNVRNTDVSFRVKYMLDDFDSQRGVFFFHPQYLLNVQRFWAVQGVRAKRLSSGLMLVTAALEMCEEVHLYGFWAFPMNPSGIFITHHYYDNVKPRPGFHAMPHEIFNFIHMHTRGIINVHTGQCT; encoded by the exons ATGCTGCGCCGAAGAATGGGATACTCCGACCCGTCGTCGGGTAAAGACATACTGGGCAATAGATCCCTttgtttcatattcatttgcGCATTTGGACTTGTCACACTATTGCAGCAGATTCTCTATGGGAAGAACTACATCAAGAG GTATCTGGACAACTATGATGGATCCTTTGACTACAACTCCACTGCATGCAGGGAGCTCAGACAGGAGATTATCGATGTCAAAGTCCTGACAAT GGTGAAAACCTCAGACCTGTTTGAGAGATGGCGAAACCTGCAAGTGTGTAAGTGGGAGCAGAACAAAGAGGAGACCAGCAACTTTAA GATGTCGCTATCTCGCTGCTGTAATGCTCCTTCCTTTTTGTTCACCACCAAGAGGAACACTCCTGCAGGAAGCAAACTGAGGTACGAGGTGGACACGAGTGGCATCCTTCCCATCACCACTGAGGTCTTCAAGATGCTCCCAGAT GATATGCCGTATTCAAAATCACAGTACAAGAAATGTGCTGTTATTGGAAATGGCGGCATcatcaaaaacagcaaatgtggAAAGGAAATTGACTcagcagactttgtgtttag gTGCAACATACCGCCCATTAATGAAAAGTACTCAGCTGATGTTGGAACTAAAACAGACCTGGTGACAATAAATCCAAGCATTATTACTGAGAG ATTTCAGAAGCTGGAAAAATGGCGGCGGCCATTTTACGAAGTCCTCCAGAATTACGAGAACTCCTCAGTGGTGCTTCCAGCTTTCTACAATGTCCGCAACACCGACGTATCCTTCAGAGTCAAGTACATGCTGGATGACTTCGACTCCCAGAGGGGGGTGTTCTTCTTCCACCCGCAGTATCTGCTCAATGTTCAGCGTTTCTGGGCGGTGCAGGGTGTACGGGCCAAACGGCTCAGCAGCGGCCTGATGCTCGTGACAGCTGCCTTAGAGATGTGCGAGGAGGTCCACCTCTACGGTTTCTGGGCGTTCCCCATGAACCCGTCTGGCATCTTCATCACTCACCATTACTATGACAACGTCAAGCCACGGCCGGGCTTCCACGCCATGCCCCACGAAATCTTCAActtcattcacatgcacactCGTGGGATCATCAACGTACACACAGGGCAGTGCACGTGA
- the st8sia5 gene encoding alpha-2,8-sialyltransferase 8E isoform X2 produces MLRRRMGYSDPSSGKDILGNRSLCFIFICAFGLVTLLQQILYGKNYIKSAQQFSRLKGEETGNWTGPVNFSDDGSLKPARNGKKRYLDNYDGSFDYNSTACRELRQEIIDVKVLTMVKTSDLFERWRNLQVCKWEQNKEETSNFKMSLSRCCNAPSFLFTTKRNTPAGSKLRYEVDTSGILPITTEVFKMLPDDMPYSKSQYKKCAVIGNGGIIKNSKCGKEIDSADFVFRCNIPPINEKYSADVGTKTDLVTINPSIITERFQKLEKWRRPFYEVLQNYENSSVVLPAFYNVRNTDVSFRVKYMLDDFDSQRGVFFFHPQYLLNVQRFWAVQGVRAKRLSSGLMLVTAALEMCEEVHLYGFWAFPMNPSGIFITHHYYDNVKPRPGFHAMPHEIFNFIHMHTRGIINVHTGQCT; encoded by the exons ATGCTGCGCCGAAGAATGGGATACTCCGACCCGTCGTCGGGTAAAGACATACTGGGCAATAGATCCCTttgtttcatattcatttgcGCATTTGGACTTGTCACACTATTGCAGCAGATTCTCTATGGGAAGAACTACATCAAGAG TGCACAACAGTTTAGCCGACTCAAAGGGGAAGAGACAGGAAATTGGACCGGTCCCGTTAATTTCTCGGATGATGGATCCCTGAAGCCTGccagaaatggaaagaaaag GTATCTGGACAACTATGATGGATCCTTTGACTACAACTCCACTGCATGCAGGGAGCTCAGACAGGAGATTATCGATGTCAAAGTCCTGACAAT GGTGAAAACCTCAGACCTGTTTGAGAGATGGCGAAACCTGCAAGTGTGTAAGTGGGAGCAGAACAAAGAGGAGACCAGCAACTTTAA GATGTCGCTATCTCGCTGCTGTAATGCTCCTTCCTTTTTGTTCACCACCAAGAGGAACACTCCTGCAGGAAGCAAACTGAGGTACGAGGTGGACACGAGTGGCATCCTTCCCATCACCACTGAGGTCTTCAAGATGCTCCCAGAT GATATGCCGTATTCAAAATCACAGTACAAGAAATGTGCTGTTATTGGAAATGGCGGCATcatcaaaaacagcaaatgtggAAAGGAAATTGACTcagcagactttgtgtttag gTGCAACATACCGCCCATTAATGAAAAGTACTCAGCTGATGTTGGAACTAAAACAGACCTGGTGACAATAAATCCAAGCATTATTACTGAGAG ATTTCAGAAGCTGGAAAAATGGCGGCGGCCATTTTACGAAGTCCTCCAGAATTACGAGAACTCCTCAGTGGTGCTTCCAGCTTTCTACAATGTCCGCAACACCGACGTATCCTTCAGAGTCAAGTACATGCTGGATGACTTCGACTCCCAGAGGGGGGTGTTCTTCTTCCACCCGCAGTATCTGCTCAATGTTCAGCGTTTCTGGGCGGTGCAGGGTGTACGGGCCAAACGGCTCAGCAGCGGCCTGATGCTCGTGACAGCTGCCTTAGAGATGTGCGAGGAGGTCCACCTCTACGGTTTCTGGGCGTTCCCCATGAACCCGTCTGGCATCTTCATCACTCACCATTACTATGACAACGTCAAGCCACGGCCGGGCTTCCACGCCATGCCCCACGAAATCTTCAActtcattcacatgcacactCGTGGGATCATCAACGTACACACAGGGCAGTGCACGTGA
- the st8sia5 gene encoding alpha-2,8-sialyltransferase 8E isoform X1 produces the protein MLRRRMGYSDPSSGKDILGNRSLCFIFICAFGLVTLLQQILYGKNYIKSAQQFSRLKGEETGNWTGPVNFSDDGSLKPARNGKKRCFRQHFQPDSQISVIVTPCLADIKKKKKRSQRYLDNYDGSFDYNSTACRELRQEIIDVKVLTMVKTSDLFERWRNLQVCKWEQNKEETSNFKMSLSRCCNAPSFLFTTKRNTPAGSKLRYEVDTSGILPITTEVFKMLPDDMPYSKSQYKKCAVIGNGGIIKNSKCGKEIDSADFVFRCNIPPINEKYSADVGTKTDLVTINPSIITERFQKLEKWRRPFYEVLQNYENSSVVLPAFYNVRNTDVSFRVKYMLDDFDSQRGVFFFHPQYLLNVQRFWAVQGVRAKRLSSGLMLVTAALEMCEEVHLYGFWAFPMNPSGIFITHHYYDNVKPRPGFHAMPHEIFNFIHMHTRGIINVHTGQCT, from the exons ATGCTGCGCCGAAGAATGGGATACTCCGACCCGTCGTCGGGTAAAGACATACTGGGCAATAGATCCCTttgtttcatattcatttgcGCATTTGGACTTGTCACACTATTGCAGCAGATTCTCTATGGGAAGAACTACATCAAGAG TGCACAACAGTTTAGCCGACTCAAAGGGGAAGAGACAGGAAATTGGACCGGTCCCGTTAATTTCTCGGATGATGGATCCCTGAAGCCTGccagaaatggaaagaaaag ATGTTTCCGTCAGCATTTTCAGCCAGATTCACAGATCTCCGTAATAGTCACACCCTGCCTAGCTGatattaagaagaaaaaaaaacgcTCTCAAAG GTATCTGGACAACTATGATGGATCCTTTGACTACAACTCCACTGCATGCAGGGAGCTCAGACAGGAGATTATCGATGTCAAAGTCCTGACAAT GGTGAAAACCTCAGACCTGTTTGAGAGATGGCGAAACCTGCAAGTGTGTAAGTGGGAGCAGAACAAAGAGGAGACCAGCAACTTTAA GATGTCGCTATCTCGCTGCTGTAATGCTCCTTCCTTTTTGTTCACCACCAAGAGGAACACTCCTGCAGGAAGCAAACTGAGGTACGAGGTGGACACGAGTGGCATCCTTCCCATCACCACTGAGGTCTTCAAGATGCTCCCAGAT GATATGCCGTATTCAAAATCACAGTACAAGAAATGTGCTGTTATTGGAAATGGCGGCATcatcaaaaacagcaaatgtggAAAGGAAATTGACTcagcagactttgtgtttag gTGCAACATACCGCCCATTAATGAAAAGTACTCAGCTGATGTTGGAACTAAAACAGACCTGGTGACAATAAATCCAAGCATTATTACTGAGAG ATTTCAGAAGCTGGAAAAATGGCGGCGGCCATTTTACGAAGTCCTCCAGAATTACGAGAACTCCTCAGTGGTGCTTCCAGCTTTCTACAATGTCCGCAACACCGACGTATCCTTCAGAGTCAAGTACATGCTGGATGACTTCGACTCCCAGAGGGGGGTGTTCTTCTTCCACCCGCAGTATCTGCTCAATGTTCAGCGTTTCTGGGCGGTGCAGGGTGTACGGGCCAAACGGCTCAGCAGCGGCCTGATGCTCGTGACAGCTGCCTTAGAGATGTGCGAGGAGGTCCACCTCTACGGTTTCTGGGCGTTCCCCATGAACCCGTCTGGCATCTTCATCACTCACCATTACTATGACAACGTCAAGCCACGGCCGGGCTTCCACGCCATGCCCCACGAAATCTTCAActtcattcacatgcacactCGTGGGATCATCAACGTACACACAGGGCAGTGCACGTGA
- the rpl37 gene encoding large ribosomal subunit protein eL37 — MTKGTSSFGKRRNKTHTLCRRCGSKAYHLQKSTCGKCGYPEKRKRKYNWSAKAKRRNTTGTGRLRHLKVVYRRFRNGFREGTTPKPRRAAVAASSSS; from the exons ATG ACGAAGGGGACATCATCTTTCGGTAAACGCCGGAACAAGACGCACACCCTGTGCCGTCGCTGTGGGTCAAAGGCCTACCACCTGCAGAAGTCCACCTGCGGCAAGTGTGGCTACCCTGAGAAGCGCAAGAGAAAGT ACAACTGGAGCGCTAAGGCCAAGAGGAGGAACACCACTGGAACTGGCCGTCTGAGACACCTGAAGGTTGTCTACCGTAGATTCAG GAATGGTTTCAGGGAAGGCACCACCCCCAAACCCAGACGTGCTGCAGTGGCTGCCTCCAGCTCATcctaa
- the pdcl gene encoding phosducin-like protein — protein sequence MRSSVLGSVWTLLLLLQEPACFGDEAASSTVNPCCYLPCQHSGVCVRYGEDKYECDCTRTGYYGENCTVPELWSRVRQLIKPSPDMVHYILTHFQWLWDIINHTFLRDVLMRLVLTVRANIIPSPPTFNSKYSYLSWESYYNLSYYTRLLPPVPDDCPTPLGVKGKAGLPDPELLVEKLLKRRTFRPDPQGSNLMFAFFAQHFTHQFFKTYNRMGLGFTKALAHGVDAGHIYGDNLERQLQLRLHKDGKLKYQLIDGEVYPPSVAEAPVKMSYPPGVPPEVQMAIGQEVYGLLPGLGVYATLWLREHNRVCDILKAEHPTWDDEQLFQTTRFIIIGETIKIVIEEYVQHLSGYKLQLRFDPTLLFNSQFQYGNRIALEFSQLYHWHPLMPDSFFINGDELSYTQFLFNTSVLTHYGVEKLVDAFSRQVAGQIGGGQNINAVVTRVAVGAIKESRQLRIQSFNEYRKRFHLKPYTSFREFNDNEEIANALEELYGEIDALEFYPGLMLEKTREGAIFGESMVEMGAPFSLKGLLGNPLCSPEYWKPSTFGGKVGFDLVNSATLKRLVCLNTRTCPYVAFRTPTEEQSHTGKRDSNVLTDEQHSPGAWLVAKASRLAGVIAVVMTTLDDKILGEKLQYYYSSSEDEGSDNEDEDVENKTIRDPGVHEPELDYSADGSAVNTGPKGVINDWRKYKQLEVEQKQEQKKEMERLIKKLSMTCRSDLDLEKDKEKQKELQDKIQGKMTMQEYNMLQEEEDDEDFLQHYRMQRIEEMRRQLCCGKRFEQVYELNSGEDFLEALDKEDKSTLVMIHIYEPEVPGCEAMSGSLLCLAQEYPLVKFCSVRSSAISTSALFRDSALPALLVYKGGDLIGNFVRLTDQLGEDFFAVDLEALLQEYGLLPDKPPLVPKTVRNGAIIQTTVSDEDSDLDID from the exons ATGAGAT CTTCTGTCTTAGGATCAGTGTGGACTCTGCTATTGCTGTTGCAGGAGCCTGCATGTTTCGGTGATGAAGCTGCCTCCAGCACAG TGAACCCGTGCTGTTATCTGCCCTGCCAGCACTcgggtgtgtgtgttaggtaTGGTGAGGACAAGTACGAGTGTGATTGCACTCGCACCGGCTACTATGGCGAAAACTGCACTGTCC CGGAGCTTTGGTCCAGAGTCCGTCAGCTCATCAAGCCGAGCCCAGACATGGTGCATTACATCCTCACCCATTTTCAGTGGCTCTGGGACATCATCAATCACACCTTCCTACGGGACGTTCTCATGCGGCTGGTTCTAACAG TTAGAGCCAATATCATACCCAGCCCTCCAACCTTCAATTCAAAGTACAGCTACCTCAGCTGGGAATCCTACTACAATCTGAGCTACTACACTCGCCTTCTGCCTCCAGTACCAGATGATTGCCCTACACCTCTTGGGGTTAAAG GGAAGGCTGGGTTGCCTGACCCTGAGCTGCTGGTTGAGAAGCTGCTGAAGAGAAGAACGTTCAGACCCGACCCCCAGGGCAGCAACCTAATGTTTGCCTTCTTCGCCCAGCACTTCACCCACCAGTTCTTTAAGACCTACAATCGCATGGGCCTGGGCTTCACTAAGGCTCTTGCACATGGA GTGGATGCAGGACACATTTACGGTGACAACCTGGAACgtcagctgcagctcaggctTCACAAAGACGGAAAGCTCAAATATCAG TTAATTGACGGCGAGGTGTATCCTCCTTCTGTGGCTGAGGCCCCCGTGAAGATGAGTTACCCACCTGGGGTGCCCCCCGAGGTTCAGATGGCTATTGGTCAGGAAGTGTACGGACTTCTTCCCGGGTTGGGAGTGTACGCTACGCTGTGGCTGAGAGAGCATAACCGAGTGTGTGATATCCTAAAAGCTGAGCATCCGACCTGGGATGACGAACAGCTTTTCCAGACCACGCGCTTCATCATCATTG GTGAGACAATAAAAATCGTAATAGAGGAGTACGTGCAGCACCTCAGTGGGTACAAGCTGCAGTTGAGGTTTGATCCCACCCTGCTGTTTAACTCCCAATTCCAGTATGGGAACCGTATCGCTCTTGAGTTCAGCCAGCTCTACCACTGGCACCCCTTGATGCCTGACAGCTTCTTCATCAATGGAGACGAACTATCATACACTCAGTTCCTCTTCAATACTTCTGTTCTCACACACTACGGTGTTGAGAAGCTGGTGGATGCTTTCTCTCGACAAGTTGCTGGCCAG ATTGGTGGAGGACAGAACATTAATGCTGTGGTGACCAGAGTGGCTGTGGGAGCCATAAAGGAGTCCCGCCAGCTCCGCATACAGTCTTTCAATGAGTACAGGAAGCGTTTTCACCTCAAGCCGTACACGTCGTTCAGAGAATTCAACG ATAATGAGGAGATAGCCAATGCGCTTGAGGAATTGTACGGTGAAATAGATGCTCTCGAATTTTATCCTGGCTTGATGCTGGAGAAAACACGAGAGGGGGCCATATTTGGAGAGAGCATGGTGGAGATGGGTGCCCCCTTTTCTCTGAAAGGTCTTCTAGGAAATCCTTTATGTTCTCCAGAGTACTGGAAGCCCAGCACCTTTGGAGGCAAAGTTGGATTTGACTTAGTGAATTCTGCCACACTGAAGAGACTGGTCTGTTTGAACACCAGGACGTGTCCTTATGTGGCGTTTAGAACGCCAACAGAGGAGCAATCACATACAGGGAAAAGGGACAGTAATGTATTGACCGATGA GCAGCACAGTCCGGGGGCGTGGCTTGTAGCTAAAGCTAGCAGATTAGCCGGAGTGATCG CTGTTGTCATGACGACTCTGGATGACAAGATACTGGGGGAGAAGCTGCAGTACTactacagcagcagtgaggatgAAGGCAGCGacaatgaggatgaggatgtaGAGAACAAGACCATCAGGGATCCTGGTGTTCATGAGCCTGAGCTCGACTACAGCGCTGACGGAAGCGCTGTCAACACAG GACCAAAGGGTGTGATTAATGACTGGAGGAAATACAAGCAGCTGGAGGTGGAGCAGAAGCaagagcagaagaaagaaatggaaagacTGATCAAGAAGCTGTCGATGACCTGCCGCTCGGATCTAGACCTGgaaaaagataaagagaaacaaaaagagctgCAGGACAAAATTCAAGGCAAA ATGACCATGCAGGAATACAACATGctccaggaagaggaggatgatgaagactTCCTCCAGCATTACCGAATGCAGCGCATTGAAGAGATGCGGCGCCAACTCTGCTGTGGTAAGCGCTTTGAGCAGGTCTATGAGCTCAACAGTGGAGAGGACTTCCTGGAGGCTTTAGACAAGGAGGATAAAAGCACACTGGTCATGATCCACATTTACGAGCCAGAGGTCCCAGGCTGCGAGGCCATGAGTGGCAGTCTGCTGTGTCTGGCTCAGGAATACCCGCTTGTGAAGTTCTGCAGCGTACGCAGCTCGGCCATCAGCACCAGCGCACTGTTCAGAGACAGTGCTCTGCCCGCTCTGCTCGTGTACAAAGGAGGAGACCTGATCGGCAACTTTGTGCGGCTCACAGACCAGCTCGGGGAAGATTTCTTTGCTGTAGACCTGGAGGCTCTGCTGCAGGAGTACGGCCTACTGCCTGACAAGCCCCCCCTCGTACCTAAGACAGTTCGCAATGGAGCCATCATACAGACcactgtgagtgatgaggactCTGACCTTGATATAGACTAG
- the rpl28 gene encoding large ribosomal subunit protein eL28, whose protein sequence is MSSHLQWMVIRNCSSFLIKRNGQTYSTEPNNLKARNSFRFNGLVHKKTVGVQPAADGKGVVIVLKKRAGQHKPAGSYEKITINKNSRATLNSLRHIIRKNKYRKDLRMAALRRASAILKSQKPVVVKKKRTRAAKTA, encoded by the exons ATGTCGTCCCATTTGCAGTGGATGGTCATCAGGAACTGCTCCAGCTTCCTCATCAAGAGGAACGGACAGACCTACAGCACT GAGCCCAACAACCTTAAGGCCAGGAACTCTTTCCGCTTCAATGGTTTGGTGCACAAGAAGACTGTAGGTGTGCAGCCAGCTGCTGACGGCAAGGGTGTTGTTATCGTGCTGAAGAAGCGTGCAG GTCAGCACAAACCTGCCGGCTCCTATGAAAAAATCACCATTAACAAGAACTCCCGCGCCACCCTCAACAGCCTGAGGCACATCATCCGCAAGAACAAGTACAGGAAGGACCTGCGCATG GCTGCCCTGCGTCGTGCCAGTGCCATTCTGAAGAGCCAGAAGCCTGTTGTGGTCAAAAAGAAGCGCACCAGGGCTGCCAAGACAGCATAA
- the LOC115052226 gene encoding uncharacterized protein LOC115052226 isoform X1, translating to MDEEDDLETVGEELYSRIYPKHKETAGKLTGMLLELPGPVLSQMLQDEAMLTAAVEKALRALQLAQEPSRVTCREEDDVSVSSDSLGEQLFELVDIYNTGNSQKITGMLLEQHKEAVLKLLSDPKLLEEQVHLAMKTLQQQNEETDVSDSSDADDTEKLGEKLFSLVEERDPLRANDITGMLLEMDPAALQQMLRDHKMLEVAVQKAQAALDTHN from the exons ATGGACGAAGAAGACGACCTGGAAACGGTTGGTGAAGAACTGTATAGTCGGATTTacccaaaacacaaagagactgcTGGGAAACTCACAG GCATGTTGCTGGAGTTGCCAGGTCCTGTCCTGAGTCAGATGCTGCAGGATGAAGCCAtgctgactgcagctgtggagAAAGCCCTCAGAGCCCTGCAGCTGGCTCAGGAGCCCAG TAGGGTAACATGTAGGGAAGAGGATGATGTGTCTGTATCTTCGGACTCCCTTGGGGAGCAGCTGTTTGAGTTGGTGGATATCTACAACACTGGCAACTCACAGAAAATCACAG GAATGCTTCTGGAGCAGCACAAAGAGGCAGTTTTAAAGCTTCTTTCGGATCCAAAACTACTGGAGGAGCAGGTGCACCTTGCTATGAAGACACTCCAGCA GCAGAATGAGGAGACGGATGTCAGTGACTCATCAGATGCTGACGACACAGAGAAACTGGGAGAGAAGCTCTTCTCACTTGTGGAGGAGAGAGATCCTCTCCGTGCAAATGATATTACAG gtatGCTCCTTGAGATGGATCCAGCTGCTCTCCAACAGATGCTTCGTGACCACAAGATGCTGGAGGTGGCTGTTCAAAAAGCACAAGCGGCACTGGACACTCATAACTGA
- the LOC115052226 gene encoding uncharacterized protein LOC115052226 isoform X2, with product MDEEDDLETVGEELYSRIYPKHKETAGKLTGMLLELPGPVLSQMLQDEAMLTAAVEKALRALQLAQEPRVTCREEDDVSVSSDSLGEQLFELVDIYNTGNSQKITGMLLEQHKEAVLKLLSDPKLLEEQVHLAMKTLQQQNEETDVSDSSDADDTEKLGEKLFSLVEERDPLRANDITGMLLEMDPAALQQMLRDHKMLEVAVQKAQAALDTHN from the exons ATGGACGAAGAAGACGACCTGGAAACGGTTGGTGAAGAACTGTATAGTCGGATTTacccaaaacacaaagagactgcTGGGAAACTCACAG GCATGTTGCTGGAGTTGCCAGGTCCTGTCCTGAGTCAGATGCTGCAGGATGAAGCCAtgctgactgcagctgtggagAAAGCCCTCAGAGCCCTGCAGCTGGCTCAGGAGCCCAG GGTAACATGTAGGGAAGAGGATGATGTGTCTGTATCTTCGGACTCCCTTGGGGAGCAGCTGTTTGAGTTGGTGGATATCTACAACACTGGCAACTCACAGAAAATCACAG GAATGCTTCTGGAGCAGCACAAAGAGGCAGTTTTAAAGCTTCTTTCGGATCCAAAACTACTGGAGGAGCAGGTGCACCTTGCTATGAAGACACTCCAGCA GCAGAATGAGGAGACGGATGTCAGTGACTCATCAGATGCTGACGACACAGAGAAACTGGGAGAGAAGCTCTTCTCACTTGTGGAGGAGAGAGATCCTCTCCGTGCAAATGATATTACAG gtatGCTCCTTGAGATGGATCCAGCTGCTCTCCAACAGATGCTTCGTGACCACAAGATGCTGGAGGTGGCTGTTCAAAAAGCACAAGCGGCACTGGACACTCATAACTGA